In one Falsibacillus albus genomic region, the following are encoded:
- a CDS encoding C45 family autoproteolytic acyltransferase/hydolase: MKKIHSNVIQFRGTHMDFGYMQGQRLKDSLAVINRENQWKVRKPRFSIDEAEAKDAIIKFAPGIWEELLGLQEALEWPMEKVLKEFGGYRLDYVKSGCSIFTGEDYLIRNYDYHPKTYEGRYVLFQPTDQGYAIIGPSQRVTGRMDGMNEKGLAVGYNFMHRKNPGDGFICCMIGRLILESCANVQEAVEMLKEIPHRHSFSYVVFDRSGETYVVETSPRKVAVRQSQACTNHFELLTEENRNHLVDSKRRLEAMQENGASEASDAFRMMNDRNKGVFSDLYSSWAGTIHTSAYFPNELRAWMALGGDREPVELDFGKWLKGEDLDIDRLTGEVDTDIPFLHMDEGADWFRR, encoded by the coding sequence GTGAAGAAAATACATAGCAATGTGATTCAATTCAGGGGAACCCACATGGATTTTGGTTATATGCAAGGGCAAAGGCTGAAGGATTCGCTTGCCGTCATCAATCGTGAAAACCAATGGAAGGTGCGGAAGCCAAGGTTTTCGATTGACGAAGCAGAGGCTAAGGATGCGATTATCAAATTTGCGCCGGGAATCTGGGAAGAGCTGCTCGGTTTGCAGGAGGCGCTGGAGTGGCCTATGGAAAAGGTACTGAAGGAATTCGGAGGCTACCGTTTGGATTATGTAAAATCCGGCTGTTCAATCTTTACAGGTGAGGATTATTTAATCAGGAACTATGACTACCATCCTAAAACGTATGAAGGACGCTATGTTTTGTTCCAGCCGACAGATCAAGGCTATGCGATCATCGGTCCCAGCCAGCGGGTGACCGGCAGAATGGATGGGATGAACGAGAAGGGCTTGGCGGTTGGCTATAATTTCATGCATCGAAAAAACCCGGGGGACGGATTTATTTGCTGCATGATCGGCAGGCTGATCTTGGAATCATGTGCTAACGTCCAAGAAGCCGTCGAAATGCTGAAGGAAATCCCCCATCGTCATTCTTTCAGCTATGTAGTATTTGATCGCAGCGGAGAGACCTATGTCGTGGAAACGTCACCAAGAAAAGTTGCGGTGCGCCAATCACAGGCCTGTACAAATCATTTTGAACTGCTGACAGAAGAAAACCGGAACCATCTTGTCGATTCAAAGAGACGACTGGAGGCTATGCAGGAAAACGGAGCTTCAGAAGCATCCGATGCATTCCGTATGATGAACGATCGGAACAAAGGGGTATTCTCTGATCTGTACAGCAGCTGGGCAGGCACCATTCATACGTCAGCATACTTTCCGAATGAGTTGAGAGCATGGATGGCGCTTGGCGGAGACCGTGAGCCTGTGGAACTTGATTTTGGAAAATGGCTGAAAGGGGAAGACTTAGATATCGATCGACTGACTGGAGAAGTGGACACGGATATCCCTTTCCTTCATATGGATGAAGGGGCTGATTGGTTTAGGAGATGA
- a CDS encoding aldo/keto reductase: MVKKVRLGKSELLVNPIGLGTNAVGGHNIYPNLDEEVGKNIVRTALENGMNFLDTAFIYGPERSEELIGEVLKEKGTREDVVIATKGAHKFVGKDIVVDNSPSFLKKSVDEGLKRLQTDYIDLFYIHFPDNDTPKAEAVGALKELKDAGKIKAIGVSNFSIEQLKEANRDGYVDVLQSEYNLFKRQAEKDLLPYTAENGISFVPYFPLAAGLLAGKYTKDTTFNDGRAKNPMFQGETFAKNLAKVDQLRDIAEAKGAEIPHIVLAWYLTVDSIDAIIPGAKKPEQVENNLKTLDISLSSGEIEKISSIFKG, from the coding sequence ATGGTGAAAAAGGTGAGGCTTGGGAAGTCTGAGTTACTTGTAAACCCGATTGGCCTTGGGACCAATGCAGTCGGCGGCCACAATATATATCCAAACTTGGACGAAGAAGTCGGGAAAAATATTGTCCGCACTGCCTTGGAAAACGGCATGAACTTTTTGGATACTGCTTTTATATATGGACCTGAAAGATCGGAAGAATTAATCGGGGAAGTCCTAAAAGAAAAGGGGACACGGGAAGATGTGGTGATTGCCACAAAAGGTGCGCATAAATTTGTCGGAAAAGACATCGTTGTCGACAATTCCCCCTCATTTTTGAAAAAAAGCGTTGATGAAGGCTTAAAGCGCCTGCAGACGGACTATATCGACTTGTTTTACATCCATTTTCCAGACAACGACACTCCAAAGGCCGAAGCCGTCGGTGCTTTGAAAGAACTGAAGGATGCAGGGAAAATCAAGGCGATCGGAGTGTCCAACTTCTCCATCGAACAACTGAAGGAAGCAAACCGAGACGGCTATGTGGATGTGCTTCAATCCGAATACAATTTATTTAAACGTCAGGCAGAAAAGGATCTGCTGCCTTACACCGCCGAAAATGGAATATCATTCGTTCCTTATTTCCCGCTTGCTGCAGGCTTACTGGCAGGAAAGTATACAAAGGACACCACTTTCAATGACGGAAGAGCGAAGAATCCGATGTTCCAGGGGGAAACATTCGCCAAAAATCTTGCAAAGGTCGATCAACTCCGCGATATCGCTGAAGCCAAAGGAGCCGAGATTCCCCATATCGTTCTGGCTTGGTACTTAACCGTCGACTCCATCGATGCCATCATTCCCGGAGCGAAAAAGCCGGAACAGGTCGAAAACAATTTGAAGACACTGGATATTTCATTATCAAGTGGTGAAATCGAAAAAATCAGCAGTATTTTCAAGGGTTAG
- a CDS encoding FAD-binding oxidoreductase: MNASKSKLLDDLKALLKDEQVTVNETILEQHGKDESYHTPSSPDIVVFPESAEEVSAVVKLASAHKTPIIPFGMGTSLEGHVIAYEKGITIDFSLMNKVLEVREKDFLVKVQPGVTRMQLNKDLKKYGLFFSVDPGADATLGGMAATNASGTTSVKYGVMRDQVRDLEVVLANGDIIHTGNLAQKSSSGYNLNSLFVGSEGTLGCFTELTLRVFGIPEHVVAARASFERLDDAVAAVVSILQAGIPIARVELLDEQSMVQTNLYSDTSYNEKPTLFLEFHGNEAGLNQDVEFTKEIVKDHHCEDLVFEKDNAARNKLWEARHNLAYAYIHGHPGKKQMVTDVCVPLSELAGAIKHARSQMEKLDMVGGILGHVGDGNYHTLLMIDVNDPVEVEKANIFNEQIVEYALQRNGTCTGEHGVGVGKMKYQEREHGQALQVMEKIKAALDPMEILNPYKLVHMKKEENK, encoded by the coding sequence ATGAACGCATCAAAGAGCAAGCTGTTGGACGATTTGAAAGCATTGTTGAAAGATGAACAAGTCACTGTGAATGAAACGATTCTCGAACAGCATGGAAAGGATGAATCCTATCATACGCCGAGTTCTCCCGACATTGTCGTCTTTCCTGAGAGTGCCGAGGAGGTGAGCGCCGTCGTCAAATTGGCTTCCGCTCATAAGACACCGATTATTCCATTCGGAATGGGTACAAGCTTGGAGGGGCATGTGATTGCTTATGAAAAAGGTATTACGATCGATTTTTCCTTGATGAATAAGGTTCTTGAAGTCAGGGAGAAGGATTTTCTTGTGAAAGTCCAGCCAGGGGTCACGAGGATGCAGCTTAATAAAGACTTAAAAAAATACGGCCTATTCTTTTCGGTCGACCCAGGTGCAGATGCCACACTCGGCGGGATGGCAGCCACAAATGCGAGCGGTACGACTTCGGTGAAATATGGAGTGATGAGAGACCAGGTCCGTGATCTGGAAGTCGTCCTGGCAAATGGCGACATCATCCATACCGGAAACTTGGCGCAGAAGTCTTCTTCCGGCTATAACTTGAACAGCCTATTCGTAGGATCGGAAGGAACGTTGGGCTGCTTTACCGAGCTGACGCTGCGTGTATTTGGCATTCCGGAACATGTTGTAGCAGCTAGGGCTTCATTCGAACGGCTGGATGACGCGGTCGCAGCTGTTGTCTCCATTTTACAGGCTGGGATACCGATCGCCAGGGTGGAGCTTTTGGATGAGCAGTCTATGGTCCAGACGAATTTATACAGTGATACGAGCTACAATGAGAAGCCGACATTGTTTCTTGAGTTCCACGGCAACGAAGCAGGTTTGAACCAGGATGTTGAATTTACAAAGGAAATCGTCAAGGACCACCATTGTGAGGATCTTGTATTTGAAAAGGACAATGCAGCGCGGAATAAGCTGTGGGAAGCAAGGCACAACCTCGCTTATGCCTATATTCATGGCCATCCCGGGAAAAAGCAGATGGTGACCGATGTTTGTGTCCCCCTCTCGGAGCTGGCTGGTGCGATCAAGCATGCCAGAAGCCAAATGGAAAAATTGGATATGGTCGGTGGGATTCTTGGCCATGTTGGTGATGGCAATTATCATACGCTGCTCATGATCGATGTCAATGATCCAGTAGAGGTTGAAAAGGCAAATATATTCAATGAGCAAATCGTCGAGTATGCATTACAACGGAATGGAACATGCACTGGCGAGCATGGGGTCGGTGTCGGAAAAATGAAATACCAGGAGAGAGAGCATGGGCAGGCTCTGCAGGTGATGGAAAAAATAAAGGCTGCCCTCGATCCGATGGAAATTTTGAACCCCTATAAATTGGTTCATATGAAAAAGGAGGAAAATAAATGA
- a CDS encoding sensor histidine kinase has protein sequence MKEFNQLPNLRLYRFMIMIVIAVMILGIFTSPFESFGMRISVQSIFVVLISILLWMYPNKETNSLKGSLIFLIAAYFYAIFLMYQETSLNFIFIALLPTVAIGFYHKKLFYSIFILNFVGAMWLFFHVYSSTNPGFAYLKNDFTGNILDFIGSQAIVYFVFFMTTNRIEKIQQYNEQIQSTERLKTTGQLAAAVAHEIRNPIAVVKGFLQFYREDESIPAHAKEHFKLMLGEMDQAEIVIQDFLSLAKPNDEQSATVNAREAVNSVVDLLSSYASMNNIRLSIDVPEPTMVNCSKVELKQVLVNIIKNGIESMKFGGDVQISSQSTGNYFTLKVSDNGVGLDEHELKELGKPFYTLKSSGTGLGLMICYNIMNKYGGSLNFKSKKGEGTTVYLTFKKAD, from the coding sequence ATGAAGGAGTTCAATCAATTACCTAATTTAAGGCTATATAGATTTATGATCATGATTGTTATAGCTGTCATGATCCTTGGAATATTCACTTCTCCATTTGAGTCCTTTGGAATGAGGATCTCCGTTCAAAGTATTTTTGTCGTGCTGATTTCCATTCTGCTATGGATGTATCCTAATAAGGAAACGAACAGTTTGAAGGGGAGTTTAATTTTTTTGATAGCGGCTTATTTTTATGCCATTTTCCTGATGTATCAGGAAACAAGCCTTAATTTTATTTTTATTGCACTGCTGCCGACAGTAGCAATTGGCTTTTATCATAAAAAATTATTTTATTCGATATTCATTTTGAATTTTGTAGGTGCCATGTGGCTGTTTTTTCACGTATATTCATCAACGAATCCGGGTTTTGCCTATTTGAAAAATGATTTCACAGGGAATATTCTTGATTTTATCGGGAGCCAGGCCATTGTCTATTTTGTCTTTTTTATGACCACCAATCGGATTGAAAAGATACAGCAATATAATGAACAAATACAATCTACAGAGCGTCTGAAGACAACGGGGCAGCTGGCTGCAGCAGTGGCCCACGAAATTCGTAATCCGATCGCGGTAGTAAAGGGTTTCTTACAGTTTTACAGGGAAGACGAATCCATTCCGGCACATGCGAAAGAGCATTTTAAATTGATGCTCGGTGAAATGGATCAGGCAGAAATCGTGATACAGGACTTTCTTTCCCTGGCAAAGCCGAATGATGAACAGTCTGCAACGGTAAACGCCCGTGAGGCAGTAAATAGTGTTGTCGATTTGCTATCTTCCTATGCTTCCATGAACAATATTCGACTTTCTATCGATGTACCGGAACCAACTATGGTGAATTGCAGTAAGGTCGAACTCAAGCAAGTTCTTGTAAACATTATCAAGAATGGAATCGAATCCATGAAATTTGGCGGGGACGTCCAAATTTCATCTCAAAGTACAGGAAATTACTTTACCTTAAAGGTGTCGGATAATGGCGTAGGTCTTGATGAGCATGAATTAAAAGAACTTGGTAAACCGTTTTATACACTTAAAAGTTCTGGTACTGGTCTTGGATTGATGATTTGCTACAACATTATGAATAAATACGGGGGAAGCTTGAACTTTAAAAGCAAAAAAGGTGAGGGCACCACGGTGTATTTAACATTTAAAAAAGCAGATTGA
- a CDS encoding bile acid:sodium symporter family protein, which translates to MKTLETISRFAGKYFAVWVILIAGIAYFVPAPFLPLGGYITILLGVVMFGMGLTLKPADFKLVLTKPLPVITGILAQFLIMPLGALAIAYLLQLPKELAAGLVLLGSVPGGTSSNVMVYLAKGNLALSVAMTSISTMLAPVATPLILLGLAGQWMPVDPKAMFLSIVQVIIFPIVLGFIVQKIFPKGVQKSQNVIPLISVLAIIIIVSAVISANGDHIASSGGLIFSAVMLHNFLGLCLGYGAAWLLKLDEGERRAISIEVGMQNSGLGVALASAYFGPLAALPSVIAAVWHNISGPILATIWSKNPAKQADGSRVDSGPSQAQPMAK; encoded by the coding sequence ATGAAGACACTTGAAACCATCAGTCGATTTGCCGGGAAGTATTTTGCTGTTTGGGTCATTTTAATTGCGGGGATCGCGTATTTTGTTCCGGCACCGTTTCTTCCACTTGGGGGGTACATAACCATATTATTAGGCGTTGTCATGTTCGGAATGGGGTTGACGCTTAAGCCGGCTGATTTCAAATTGGTCCTTACGAAACCTCTTCCTGTCATTACAGGTATTCTGGCGCAATTTTTGATCATGCCGCTTGGTGCATTAGCGATCGCCTACTTGCTCCAGCTGCCGAAAGAGCTAGCAGCAGGATTGGTCCTGCTGGGATCCGTACCAGGCGGGACATCGTCGAATGTCATGGTGTATTTGGCAAAAGGGAATCTGGCATTATCGGTTGCGATGACTTCGATTTCGACGATGCTTGCGCCGGTTGCCACTCCTTTGATTTTATTAGGGCTCGCCGGACAATGGATGCCTGTCGATCCAAAAGCGATGTTCCTTTCGATTGTTCAGGTCATCATCTTTCCGATTGTATTGGGCTTCATCGTGCAAAAAATCTTCCCTAAAGGCGTTCAAAAAAGCCAGAACGTCATTCCGTTGATTTCCGTATTGGCCATTATCATTATTGTTTCAGCAGTTATATCGGCAAATGGTGATCATATCGCATCTTCCGGTGGTTTGATTTTTTCAGCGGTCATGCTTCATAACTTCCTCGGGCTGTGCCTCGGATATGGCGCTGCTTGGCTGCTCAAGCTGGACGAAGGGGAGCGCCGGGCGATATCGATTGAAGTGGGGATGCAGAATTCAGGTCTTGGGGTGGCTTTAGCTTCGGCTTATTTCGGTCCATTGGCTGCACTTCCAAGCGTCATTGCAGCAGTTTGGCATAATATTTCGGGTCCGATTCTGGCAACGATCTGGTCAAAGAATCCGGCGAAGCAAGCAGATGGCAGCAGAGTCGATTCAGGTCCGAGCCAGGCGCAGCCGATGGCAAAGTAA
- a CDS encoding type 1 glutamine amidotransferase domain-containing protein: MRLKGKKVLSLVHHDFEDLELWYPILRLQEEGAAVQLAGENAGEKYIGKYGVPAVSDLSYGEIKAEEFDAILVPGGWAPDKIRRFPEVLAVLRFMEEQKKPIGQICHAGWVLISAKILEGKKVTSTPGIKDDMENAGAVWLDEPVVVDGHLVSSRRPPDLPDYLREFIKVMEEK, from the coding sequence ATGAGATTAAAAGGAAAGAAAGTACTTAGTCTTGTCCATCATGATTTTGAAGACCTTGAATTGTGGTATCCGATCTTAAGGCTGCAGGAGGAAGGAGCCGCAGTCCAGTTGGCAGGTGAAAATGCCGGAGAAAAGTACATCGGAAAGTATGGCGTTCCAGCAGTATCCGATTTATCCTATGGTGAAATAAAAGCGGAAGAATTTGATGCCATCCTTGTGCCTGGAGGATGGGCCCCTGATAAAATCCGACGATTCCCTGAAGTCCTTGCTGTCCTTCGGTTCATGGAAGAACAAAAGAAACCGATCGGGCAGATTTGCCATGCGGGGTGGGTGTTGATTTCAGCAAAAATATTGGAAGGCAAAAAGGTTACCAGCACTCCTGGCATCAAGGATGACATGGAGAACGCCGGAGCTGTTTGGCTGGATGAGCCCGTTGTAGTGGATGGACACTTGGTTTCAAGCAGGCGTCCGCCGGATCTGCCGGATTATTTGCGGGAATTCATAAAAGTGATGGAAGAAAAATAA
- a CDS encoding CBO0543 family protein, which translates to MHLAILIWLAIQNIRKRTWKNIPRFFPSVLYVVIFNAGYYYLCNYKVLWEFKSPFLKTRTIKILHLFFIMPLLILSFLSTYPSNFLRQIVYVIKWVLASSLIEWIGSKFNAITFKNGWNCCWSTFIYLLMFIFSRMILKKPFVTLLLSGSTTAFLLTIFQIPLKVTRLPSFKKFFLLDD; encoded by the coding sequence ATGCATTTAGCAATACTGATATGGCTTGCCATCCAAAACATAAGAAAGAGAACATGGAAAAACATCCCTCGTTTTTTTCCCAGTGTGCTGTATGTTGTCATATTCAATGCCGGCTATTATTATTTATGTAATTATAAAGTGCTTTGGGAGTTTAAATCTCCTTTTCTCAAAACACGAACGATAAAAATCCTGCATTTATTTTTTATTATGCCTCTATTGATACTATCTTTTTTGTCCACTTATCCAAGTAATTTCCTGAGACAAATCGTTTATGTAATAAAATGGGTTTTGGCTTCATCATTAATAGAATGGATAGGATCAAAATTTAATGCCATTACATTCAAAAATGGCTGGAACTGCTGTTGGTCGACCTTTATCTACCTATTGATGTTCATATTCAGTAGAATGATCCTAAAAAAACCGTTTGTAACTTTGTTGCTCTCGGGTTCGACAACAGCTTTTTTGTTAACGATCTTTCAAATCCCGCTAAAGGTGACAAGACTGCCGTCCTTCAAAAAATTTTTTCTGCTTGATGATTGA
- a CDS encoding NAD(P)/FAD-dependent oxidoreductase, with protein sequence MFRMKKVIVVGAGILGASTAYHLANAGVEVTLVDRFDRGQATDAAAGIVCPWISQRRNKDWYQLVKGGARYYPQLINQLKELCEKETGYNRVGAISLHKDPVKLEKMAERAQKRREDAPEIGDIQILSPAEARSMFPPLSDEYGAVYISGGARVNGRSLRNALIQSAFKKGADFLKGSASLVFEGNRVTGVRVQERTLDTEQVIVTGGAWSKELLSPLGIEFKVSPQKAQIVHLELQDMDTANWPVVMPPNDQYILTFEGGRVVVGATHENEAGFDDRVTAGGLNEILGKALEIAPGLGNGRLMETRVGFRPFTPDFLPVFGPVPYFDGLFAANGLGASGLTSGPYLGAEVAKLVLGMPTELDPSHYDISGAIEHRN encoded by the coding sequence GTGTTTAGAATGAAAAAGGTGATTGTAGTTGGAGCAGGAATACTAGGGGCATCTACGGCCTACCATTTGGCGAATGCAGGTGTAGAGGTGACCCTGGTCGACCGGTTTGACCGCGGCCAGGCGACGGATGCTGCAGCGGGGATCGTTTGCCCTTGGATATCCCAGCGGCGCAACAAGGATTGGTATCAGCTGGTGAAAGGCGGGGCCCGCTACTATCCACAGCTGATCAATCAACTGAAAGAGCTGTGCGAGAAAGAGACCGGCTATAACAGGGTAGGGGCAATCAGCCTGCACAAGGATCCTGTGAAGCTGGAAAAAATGGCAGAACGGGCTCAGAAGCGGAGGGAAGATGCACCGGAAATCGGGGATATTCAAATTCTTTCCCCTGCCGAGGCGAGGTCGATGTTTCCTCCGCTCTCCGACGAATATGGAGCTGTTTACATCAGCGGCGGGGCACGTGTAAATGGAAGATCGCTGCGAAACGCCCTCATCCAGTCAGCTTTCAAAAAAGGGGCGGACTTCCTTAAAGGAAGTGCTTCGCTTGTATTTGAAGGAAATCGGGTGACAGGGGTTCGTGTACAGGAAAGGACCCTGGATACGGAGCAGGTGATTGTCACCGGAGGAGCATGGTCGAAGGAATTACTTTCCCCGCTAGGGATTGAATTTAAGGTTTCGCCGCAAAAAGCGCAGATCGTCCACCTGGAGCTTCAGGATATGGACACTGCCAATTGGCCGGTTGTGATGCCTCCGAATGATCAATACATCCTTACCTTTGAAGGTGGCCGGGTGGTCGTGGGTGCAACCCATGAAAATGAGGCAGGATTTGATGATCGGGTCACGGCAGGCGGATTGAATGAAATATTGGGCAAAGCGTTGGAGATCGCTCCGGGGCTGGGGAACGGCAGGTTAATGGAAACAAGAGTGGGATTCCGGCCGTTTACACCTGATTTTCTTCCGGTCTTTGGGCCTGTTCCATATTTTGATGGGCTGTTTGCCGCAAATGGCCTGGGGGCATCCGGGCTGACAAGCGGCCCCTACCTTGGCGCCGAAGTGGCGAAATTGGTTCTCGGAATGCCGACAGAACTGGATCCGAGCCATTATGATATATCAGGCGCAATTGAACATAGAAATTGA
- a CDS encoding helix-turn-helix transcriptional regulator, giving the protein MKNQIKVLRRKRNISQEELAKRCGVTRQTINAIENDKYDPTLMLAFKLADVLQTNIDQLFIFKGESK; this is encoded by the coding sequence ATGAAGAACCAGATAAAAGTTCTTAGAAGAAAAAGAAACATCTCACAGGAGGAACTTGCCAAAAGGTGTGGAGTCACAAGACAAACCATCAATGCAATTGAAAATGATAAGTATGACCCTACATTAATGCTTGCCTTCAAATTGGCAGATGTTCTTCAAACAAATATCGATCAACTTTTTATTTTTAAGGGGGAATCAAAATGA
- a CDS encoding metallophosphoesterase family protein: protein MRKQFKLSLILIFIFSMIPVSANALDGPVTASGIQDGGIGNSTNYLNEAPNISIDQKVNQIIYPLFSTPAIKEKGGTLTLKVDTQGKEAGAWIVKLKQNNHSSLTTDYDLPVLSVQQGQSYWRNSSTISDVTVKIPDNVPERLYDLEVSYTGNGQRITDKQPHSVKIIDQFKKDFTFLHLTDIHVGSPRNVGDPDNPTSTDPALARETGMWDPDPNKRWLYLQKAIKEVNLKNPDFVVLTGDLIFGQMNPQEYIYEYEEVYKVLQKLNVPVYIVPGNHDFYAQDATLADGAKYWEKYFGPQYFSFNYGPYAHFIGYNSFDWNKIDRSGHGTVSVPTWGGQVRAKQLAWIKSDLENNAKTAQSNQIRGLFSHHNPLWRDRDIWPQTDSEVQKYWQQYDQQHDPQSVDTLALGEKLGLKYDQQWHGENAQALIDLMKEYGVTLSLHGHTHVDNVTKQDGILYTTTTAIELTGKPWVGFRDFQTSDGQITSYNYEEPGHSIPVYENGDTKSGIMSYQADYQSANDGTASSQKITISNRLKKDLTVSIPIYLTEGSYKTTNGEQVVQNYSADGKQYLEVKVTVPANDSKVVSVEKN, encoded by the coding sequence ATGAGAAAGCAGTTCAAATTAAGTCTTATACTAATTTTCATCTTCTCGATGATTCCAGTTTCCGCTAATGCCTTGGATGGACCAGTTACTGCCTCCGGAATCCAAGATGGTGGAATTGGAAACAGCACAAATTATTTAAATGAGGCCCCTAATATTTCCATCGATCAGAAAGTCAATCAGATTATCTATCCATTGTTTTCGACCCCGGCAATTAAAGAGAAAGGAGGAACATTAACACTAAAAGTTGATACACAAGGAAAAGAAGCCGGAGCTTGGATTGTAAAATTAAAACAAAACAATCATTCTTCCTTGACAACCGACTATGATTTGCCTGTCCTCTCCGTTCAGCAAGGTCAATCTTATTGGAGAAATAGTTCTACCATTTCTGATGTAACTGTAAAGATTCCTGATAATGTTCCAGAAAGATTATATGACTTAGAGGTATCCTATACAGGAAACGGGCAAAGAATCACGGATAAACAACCTCACTCGGTAAAAATCATCGATCAATTCAAAAAAGATTTTACTTTTCTGCATTTAACCGATATTCACGTGGGATCTCCAAGAAATGTCGGTGATCCTGACAATCCTACTTCGACTGATCCAGCATTGGCCCGAGAGACGGGTATGTGGGACCCTGATCCAAACAAACGCTGGCTCTACCTGCAAAAAGCCATCAAAGAAGTAAATCTGAAAAATCCTGACTTTGTTGTCCTTACAGGAGATTTAATTTTTGGACAAATGAATCCCCAAGAATATATTTATGAATACGAAGAAGTGTACAAAGTACTGCAAAAATTAAATGTTCCTGTGTACATTGTCCCTGGGAACCATGATTTCTATGCGCAAGATGCAACTTTGGCAGATGGAGCAAAATATTGGGAAAAATATTTCGGCCCTCAATATTTTTCATTTAACTATGGCCCCTATGCACATTTTATCGGATACAATTCATTTGATTGGAATAAAATTGACCGCAGCGGCCACGGAACTGTCTCTGTCCCGACTTGGGGAGGACAAGTTAGAGCGAAGCAATTGGCATGGATTAAAAGTGATTTAGAAAATAATGCAAAAACGGCTCAAAGTAATCAAATTCGAGGGTTATTCTCCCATCACAATCCTTTATGGCGCGACCGTGATATATGGCCGCAAACGGACTCGGAAGTTCAAAAATATTGGCAGCAATATGACCAGCAGCATGATCCTCAGTCGGTCGATACGCTTGCATTGGGGGAAAAACTGGGACTCAAATATGACCAACAATGGCATGGAGAAAATGCCCAAGCGTTGATTGACCTTATGAAAGAATATGGTGTAACACTTAGTCTTCACGGACATACTCATGTTGACAATGTTACAAAGCAAGATGGGATTCTTTATACGACGACAACAGCCATAGAGCTTACGGGAAAACCATGGGTTGGCTTCAGGGATTTCCAGACAAGCGATGGACAAATCACTTCCTATAATTATGAAGAGCCCGGCCACTCAATTCCTGTATATGAAAATGGCGATACAAAAAGCGGGATCATGTCCTATCAAGCAGATTACCAAAGTGCAAATGACGGAACTGCGTCCTCTCAGAAAATAACCATTTCTAATAGACTGAAGAAGGACTTAACCGTTTCAATACCTATTTATTTGACAGAAGGATCTTACAAAACGACAAACGGAGAACAAGTAGTACAGAACTATTCCGCAGATGGCAAACAATATCTTGAAGTAAAAGTTACTGTACCTGCGAACGATTCGAAAGTAGTGAGTGTAGAAAAAAATTAA
- a CDS encoding NAD(P)H-dependent oxidoreductase yields MRDKETLKQEILDAYHFRHATKQFDPDKKVSDDDFHFIMETGRLSPSSFGFEPWRFVVIENPELREKIKNTAWGAYGKLPEASHFVVMLARTKLDTKYDSAYLQDHFKTVKSMPEEHLEKYLSRIEEFQKVDFDLLEGDRPLYDWACKQTYLALGNMMTAAAQIGIDSCPIEGFDIEKMNALLAEEGLLEDGHFSISVMVAFGYRVNEPNPKTRRPYDDIVKFV; encoded by the coding sequence ATGCGTGATAAAGAAACATTGAAGCAGGAAATCTTGGATGCTTACCATTTTAGACATGCAACAAAACAGTTCGATCCAGATAAAAAAGTGTCAGATGATGATTTTCATTTCATCATGGAAACAGGCAGGTTGTCCCCGAGTTCCTTCGGTTTTGAACCTTGGAGATTCGTGGTCATCGAAAACCCTGAACTAAGGGAAAAAATCAAAAACACGGCATGGGGCGCCTACGGAAAGCTTCCTGAAGCCAGTCATTTTGTCGTTATGTTGGCAAGGACGAAGCTCGATACGAAATATGATTCCGCCTACTTGCAGGATCATTTTAAAACGGTGAAAAGTATGCCTGAAGAACATTTGGAAAAATATCTTTCCCGAATTGAAGAATTCCAAAAGGTGGACTTCGATTTACTTGAAGGCGATCGTCCATTGTATGACTGGGCATGCAAGCAAACCTACCTAGCCCTTGGTAATATGATGACAGCCGCTGCCCAGATCGGCATCGACTCCTGTCCAATCGAAGGCTTTGATATTGAAAAAATGAACGCCCTGCTTGCCGAAGAAGGTCTCCTGGAGGATGGACATTTCAGCATCTCCGTCATGGTTGCTTTCGGATACCGCGTCAACGAGCCAAACCCAAAAACGCGCAGACCTTACGACGACATCGTCAAATTCGTATAA